The Coffea arabica cultivar ET-39 chromosome 1e, Coffea Arabica ET-39 HiFi, whole genome shotgun sequence genome has a window encoding:
- the LOC113735726 gene encoding protein trichome birefringence-like 6 translates to MKPARFLVFPLTISSSLTFLAVFSIWVLRATPPFQRQQTPPLHLPFNQTPLQSSGRFLPVPVVSKTLDPHVYQGDLSAKGINSFPTGGNVDISASDDASDPSTATAAANEIQIQVGTTSFNGIHRSNTTSTTTASDTKFSALAPNKNIVPRKPGNTSGSPLHPTSALPSQDLRAKLYNSSGHVPDNHEVKLLSGINPMQENSRMSRSSGSELTCDVANGMWVFDQSYPLYRNTTCPFIDEGFNCETNGRLDRDYMKWRWQPQACNIPRFNASKMLELIRGKRLVFVGDSLNRNQWESMLCLLMGAIKDPKKVYETRGRKITKSKGDYRFKFAEYKCTVEFYVTHFLVHESKARIGKKRVQTLRIDTIDKGSSKWRGADILVFNTAHWWSHHKTKAGVNYYQEGDQIHPRLEVSVALRRALATWASWVDKFVNPRKTRVFFRSSAPSHFSGGQWNAGGHCKEASEPTNATFGTSPAINGLIEEVIRRMKTPVTFLNITGLSSYRIDGHPSVFGRPSEKSSFSGIQDCSHWCLPGVPDSWNELLYYHLLFDVTNSHAE, encoded by the exons ATGAAGCCCGCTAGATTTCTGGTGTTTCCTCTCACAATCTCTTCCTCTTTAACCTTCCTCGCCGTCTTTTCCATTTGGGTTCTCAGAGCTACCCCTCCATTTCAACGCCAACAGACCCCTCCTCTTCATCTCCCCTTCAACCAAACTCCTCTGCAGAGTTCCGGTCGCTTCCTACCAGTTCCTGTGGTCTCGAAAACTCTAGATCCTCATGTTTACCAGGGAGATCTTTCAGCAAAAGGCATCAATTCCTTCCCGACAGGTGGAAACGTGGACATTTCGGCTTCCGACGATGCAAGTGATCCGAGTACAGCAACAGCAGCAGCTAATGAAATCCAAATACAGGTAGGTACTACTAGTTTCAACGGCATCCATAGATCCAATACTACTAGTACTACTACCGCCTCGGATACAAAATTCTCAGCACTTGCTCCCAACAAGAATATTGTGCCTAGAAAACCAGGAAATACATCTGGGAGTCCCCTGCATCCGACGTCAGCGTTGCCCAGTCAAGATTTGAGGGCCAAATTATACAACAGCAGCGGGCATGTTCCTGATAATCACGAGGTCAAACTTCTGAGCGGGATAAATCCAATGCAGGAAAACAGCAGAATGAGTAGAAGTAGTGGGAGTGAGCTAACATGTGATGTTGCCAATGGGATGTGGGTATTTGACCAAAGTTATCCCTTGTATCGAAATACTACTTGTCCCTTCATTGACGAAGGCTTTAATTGTGAGACTAACGGAAGGTTGGATAGAGATTACATGAAATGGAGGTGGCAGCCTCAAGCTTGCAACATTCCCAG GTTTAATGCAAGCAAGATGCTGGAATTGATTAGAGGAAAGAGGCTGGTTTTTGTTGGCGATTCTTTGAACAGAAATCAGTGGGAATCCATGCTATGTTTGTTAATGGGAGCTATCAAGGATCCGAAGAAGGTTTACGAGACCAGAGGGCGAAAAATCACGAAATCCAAGGGAGATTACCGTTTCAAGTTCGCG GAATACAAGTGTACGGTTGAATTCTACGTGACCCATTTTTTAGTTCACGAGAGCAAGGCAAGAATCGGCAAGAAACGGGTGCAGACCTTGCGTATCGACACAATTGACAAAGGCTCTTCAAAGTGGAGAGGTGCTGATATTCTGGTCTTCAACACTGCCCATTGGTGGAGCCACCATAAGACAAAAGCAGG GGTCAACTACTACCAGGAAGGTGACCAAATTCACCCTCGTCTTGAAGTTTCAGTAGCCTTGAGAAGAGCTCTGGCGACTTGGGCATCTTGGGTCGATAAATTTGTCAATCCACGCAAGACGCGAGTTTTCTTTAGAAGTTCAGCGCCTTCGCATTTCAG TGGAGGTCAATGGAATGCTGGTGGCCACTGCAAAGAAGCTTCTGAACCCACCAACGCCACTTTCGGCACGAGCCCTGCGATAAATGGCCTCATAGAGGAGGTCATAAGGCGGATGAAAACCCCTGTGACCTTTCTGAATATTACTGGGTTGTCTAGCTATCGGATAGATGGCCATCCATCTGTATTCGGAAGACCATCAGAGAAGAGCAGCTTTTCAGGCATTCAGGATTGCAGCCACTGGTGTCTACCAGGGGTCCCAGATTCTTGGAACGAGTTGTTGTATTACCATTTGCTATTTGATGTCACGAACAGCCACGCAGAGTAA
- the LOC113735734 gene encoding uncharacterized protein, translating to MARSPCCSTRCLLVLFLISAVPIGYVIRLGTAGKAGRHVYEYQSVGWLRECSKWDDVNSRFIVSLFEGGMGVVPILAEHHHPKASALEEIQVVKDADLAGNATLGFTIDRPRNRVVVCIADILGNRYSALAAYDITTWNRLFLTKLGGPEDEKAFADDVAVDEEGNSYVTDPKGGKIWKVGATGQFLGTIRNPLFTPHGWQNQIVGINGIIYHPNGYFLVVHTMAGQLYKVATNAVAGKEAGPVVRLVKLVEGGSLKFGDGLELLSPTKLIVAGNPTRLVETTDDWDTARVSGVTKGATHRIVTAATVKDGRVYLNHILGLGYPKRKHILMEAVF from the exons ATGGCTCGCTCCCCTTGCTGTTCCACCAGGTGTTTGTTGGTGTTGTTCCTGATATCAGCCGTTCCCATCGGATATGTGATAAGGCTGGGGACGGCTGGGAAGGCGGGCAGGCACGTGTACGAATACCAGAGTGTTGGGTGGCTGAGGGAGTGCAGCAAGTGGGACGACGTCAACAGTCGATTCATCGTGTCGTTGTTCGAGGGGGGTATGGGCGTAGTTCCGATTCTTGCCGAGCATCATCATCCCAAAGCCTCGGCCTTGGAGGAGATCCAGGTGGTAAAGGACGCTGACTTGGCCGGCAACGCCACTCTGGGCTTCACCATCGACCGCCCTCGGAATCGGGTGGTGGTGTGCATAGCTGACATTTTGGGCAACCGGTACAGTGCCCTGGCGGCCTATGATATCACCACTTGGAACCGCCTCTTTCTTACCAAACTCGGTGGCCCAG AGGATGAGAAAGCATTTGCAGATGACGTGGCAGTGGATGAGGAGGGTAATTCGTACGTGACCGACCCCAAAGGAGGCAAAATCTGGAAAGTGGGTGCGACCGGCCAATTCCTGGGCACCATACGCAATCCCCTCTTTACCCCCCACGGCTGGCAGAACCAAATTGTTGGCATCAACGGAATCATCTATCATCCCAATGGCTACTTCTTGGTGGTTCATACAATGGCCGGCCAGCTCTACAAGGTTGCTACTAACGCTGTCGCTGGGAAGGAGGCCGGCCCGGTGGTTAGGTTGGTAAAACTTGTTGAAGGAGGTAGTTTAAAATTCGGAGATGGGCTGGAGTTGTTGTCTCCCACAAAGCTTATTGTCGCCGGCAACCCGACTAGACTGGTCGAGACCACCGACGACTGGGATACCGCCAGGGTCTCAGGCGTGACCAAGGGTGCCACTCATCGTATTGTCACGGCAGCCACCGTCAAGGACGGCAGGGTTTACCTGAACCACATACTTGGGCTGGGCTACCCCAAACGAAAGCACATTCTCATGGAGGCTGTTTTCTGA
- the LOC113735700 gene encoding cytochrome c oxidase subunit 5C-2-like encodes MAAHKVAHATLTGPSVVKELIFGAVFGLAAGTLWKMHHWNEQRKVRAFYDLLEKGDISVVAEE; translated from the coding sequence ATGGCTGCCCATAAGGTCGCACACGCCACCTTGACAGGACCAAGTGTGGTGAAGGAGTTAATTTTTGGAGCCGTATTTGGACTAGCTGCTGGTACCTTGTGGAAGATGCATCACTGGAATGAGCAGAGAAAAGTTCGTGCATTTTATGACTTGCTGGAGAAAGGTGATATCAGTGTGGTCGCAGAAGAATAG
- the LOC113735687 gene encoding probable glutamyl endopeptidase, chloroplastic encodes MRLHKVYHRFSSHSLPTPLSLPHHHHLPKPLSSSSSPRSPFPKAVPLPFRFPALHSPTSSSGTCYNTSSHLKPIPMPSSRIHNLVPVNAVAVEDGAASNASDPPASPENQDLGANGYQFPPPEIRDIVDAPPLPALSFSPQRDKILFLKRRSLPPLAELARPEEKLAGVRIDGKCNSRSRMSFYMGIGIHLLNADGTLGPEKEITGLPHGAKINFVTWSKDGRHLSFSVRADEDDDSRSKLKVWVADVETGKARLLFHSPDVYVNAVFDNFVWVNNSTLLVCTIPLSRGEPPKKRLVPSGPKIQSNEQKNVIQTRTFQDLLKDEYDEDLFEYYATTQLVVASLDGSVQPIGPPAIYTSMEPSPDEQYILSTSIHRPFSFIVPCGRFPKKVQVWTANGKFVRELCDLPLAEDIPITFNSVRKGMRSINWRADKPSTLYWVETQDGGDAKVEVSPRDIIYTQPAVPLENEQPIILHKLDLRYGGISWCDDSLALVYESWYKTRKIRTWVISPGSREDISPRILFDRSSEDVYSDPGSPMLRRTSAGTYVIAKVKNSDDEGIYVLLSGIGATPEGNIPFLDLFDINTGNKERIWQSDKDKYYETIVALMSDQNEGELYLNQLKILTSKESKTENTQYFILSWPEKKPCQITNFPHPYPQLASLQKEMIRYQRKDGVQLTATLYLPPGYDPSKDGPLPCLVWSYPGEFKSKDAAGQVRGSPNEFAGIGPTSPLLWLARRFAVLSGPTIPIIGEGDEEANDRYVEQLVSSAEAAVEEVICRGVARAEKIAIGGHSYGAFMAANLLAHAPHLFCCGIARSGAYNRTLTPFGFQNEDRTLWEATTTYVEMSPFMSAHKIKKPILLIHGEEDNNPGTLTMQSDRFFNALKGHGALSRLVILPFESHGYAARESIMHVLWETDRWLQRYCVLNSSVDSTTCTDNIKGTEGSESKVVDTAEGVRELEDQQKITLYFSQRSSL; translated from the exons ATGCGGCTTCACAAAGTTTATCATCGATTCTCCTCCCACTCCCTTCCCACTCCCCTCTCTCTTCCTCACCATCATCATCTCCCCAAGcctctctcctcctcctcctccccccGTTCTCCTTTCCCCAAAGCCGTCCCATTACCCTTTAGATTTCCGGCCCTGCATTCACCAACTTCCAGTTCCGGGACCTGTTATAATACCTCTTCCCATCTCAAACCCATCCCCATGCCCTCCTCCAGAATCCACAATCTTGTACCCGTAAACGCCGTCGCTGTGGAGGACGGTGCTGCTTCCAATGCATCCGATCCTCCTGCATCACCTGAAAACCAAG ATTTGGGCGCCAATGGATATCAATTTCCTCCCCCAGAAATTAGAGATATAGTGGATGCTCCCCCTCTTCCTGCACTCTCGTTCTCTCCGCAGAGGGATAAAATACTTTTCCTCAAGCGGAGATCTTTACCTCCTTTGGCAGAATTAGCCAGGCCAGAGGAGAAGCTCGCTGGTGTTCGCATTGATGGAAAATGTAATTCCCGAAGCCGTAT GTCATTTTACATGGGTATAGGGATCCACTTGCTAAATGCTGATGGTACCTTAGGTCCAGAGAAGGAGATCACCGGCCTCCCACACGGTGCTAAAATCAATTTTGTTACTTG GTCAAAGGATGGTCGGCATTTATCCTTCAGTGTTCGAGCTGATGAG GATGATGACAGTCGCAGTAAGCTCAAAGTCTGGGTTGCTGATGTGGAGACTGGAAAAGCTAGACTATTGTTCCACTCGCCGGATGTATATGTTAATGCAGTTTTTGATAA CTTTGTCTGGGTGAATAACTCAACTCTATTGGTTTGTACAATCCCTTTATCTCGTGGGGAGCCACCAAAGAAGCGCTTAGTTCCCTCTGGTCCTAAGATTCAGTCTAATGAGCAAAAAAATGTTATTCAAACGAGAACCTTCCAAGATCTGCTCAAAGACGAATATGATGAAGATTTATTTGAGTACTATGCTACTACACAACTTGTTGTGGCCTCTCTGGATGGGTCAGTGCAGCCAATTGGACCACCGGCCATATATACTTCAATGGAACCATCTCCAGATGAGCAATATATTTTGAGTACTTCAATTCATAGGccattttcttttattgtaCCCTGTGGAAGATTTCCCAAAAAGGTCCAGGTGTGGACAGCTAATGGGAAATTTGTTAGAGAACTTTGTGATTTGCCCTTGGCTGAAGACATTCCTATTACTTTCAATAGTGTGCGGAAAGGGATGCGATCAATTAATTGGAGAGCTGACAAACCTTCCACCCTCTACTG GGTTGAGACGCAAGATGGTGGTGATGCCAAAGTTGAAGTGTCTCCGCGTGACATTATCTATACACAACCTGCTGTGCCACTTGAAAATGAACAgccaattatattacataaacttgATCTTCGCTATGG AGGGATTTCTTGGTGCGATGATTCGCTTGCTTTGGTGTACGAGTCCTGGTACAAAACACGGAAGATAAGAACCTGGGTTATTTCTCCTGGGTCCAGGGAGGACATAAGTCCACGCATACTATTTGATAGGTCATCAGAAGACGTCTACTCTGATCCTGGCTCTCCCATGTTGCGGAGAACTTCTGCTGGAACTTATGTGATTGCAAAGGTGAAAAATTCTGACGATGAAGGCATTTATGTTCTGTTGAGTGGAATTGGTGCTACTCCAGAAGGGAACATCCCATTTTTGGATTTGTTTGACAT AAATACAGGGAACAAGGAACGAATATGGCAAAGTGATAAGGATAAATACTACGAAACTATTGTTGCTTTAATGTCCGATCAGAATGAAGGGGAGTTGTATCTTAATCAATTGAAAATACTTACTTCTAAAGAATCTAAAACTGAAAATACCCAATATTTCATACTAAGTTGGCCAGAAAAGAAACCCTGCCAGATTACAAATTTCCCCCATCCATACCCTCAGCTAGCATCATTACAGAAGGAGATGATCAGATATCAAAGGAAGGACGGAGTTCAACTTACTGCAACCCTGTACCTTCCACCAGGTTATGATCCCTCAAAAGATGGACCCCTTCCATGTCTGGTTTGGTCATATCCAGGTGAGTTTAAAAGTAAAGATGCAGCTGGACAAGTCCGTGGTTCTCCTAATGAGTTTGCTGGAATTGGACCAACGTCCCCTCTACTTTGGTTGGCAAGGAG GTTCGCTGTTTTGTCTGGACCGACAATTCCCATCATTGGTGAGGGAGATGAAGAGGCAAATGATAG GTATGTGGAGCAACTTGTTTCAAGTGCGGAGGCTGCTGTTGAGGAAGTTATATGTAGGGGT GTGGCACGTGCAGAAAAAATTGCCATTGGCGGTCATTCCTACGGGGCATTCATGGCTGCTAACCTCCTGGCACATGCTCCGCATCTTTTCTGTTGTGGGATTGCTCGATCTGGAGCCTATAACCGAACTCTTACACCTTTTGGGTTTCAG AATGAGGATCGAACTCTTTGGGAGGCCACAACTACCTACGTTGAGATGAGCCCATTCATGTCAGCCCATAAAATTAAGAAGCCCATCTTGCTTATTCATGGCGAAGAGGACAACAATCCTGGAACCCTAACAATGCAG TCCGATCGATTTTTCAATGCTTTGAAAGGACATGGTGCACTTTCTCGTCTGGTTATTCTTCCCTTTGAGAGTCATGGCTATGCTGCACGTGAAAGCATAATGCATGTTCTCTGGGAGACTGACAGGTGGCTGCAAAGATATTGTGTACTGAATAGTAGTGTTGATTCTACTACTTGTACAGACAACATCAAAGGTACAGAGGGTTCAGAAAGCAAAGTCGTCGATACAGCTGAAGGAGTCAGAGAGCTAGAAGATCAACAAAAGATTACACTTTATTTCTCCCAAAGATCATCCTTGTG A
- the LOC113735678 gene encoding calvin cycle protein CP12-2, chloroplastic-like, with the protein MAAIAGVSLSTPQILLFKASHSTLKFPCLNHPCKSSTTTTHFVHRGLSVRPLAAAPERLSDQVAESVKHAEEACAGDPESGECAAAWDEVEELSAAASHARDRKKETDVLEDYCKDNPETEECRTYDN; encoded by the coding sequence ATGGCAGCCATAGCTGGTGTGAGCCTCTCAACCCCACAAATATTATTGTTCAAGGCATCACACTCGACCCTCAAGTTCCCCTGCCTAAACCACCCATGCAAGAgttccaccaccaccacccatTTTGTGCACCGGGGACTATCTGTCCGGCCCCTGGCTGCAGCACCGGAAAGGCTGTCGGACCAGGTGGCTGAGAGCGTCAAGCATGCTGAGGAAGCATGCGCCGGTGACCCAGAAAGCGGAGAGTGTGCTGCCGCGTGGGATGAAGTCGAGGAGCTGAGCGCAGCTGCTAGTCACGCCAGGGACCGCAAGAAAGAGACGGACGTCTTGGAGGACTATTGCAAAGACAATCCTGAGACTGAGGAGTGCCGTACCTATGACAACTGA